The window ggcaccaccgatcgtgatcaaacttgattgcggcatctaaactgaaagtaaagctatcccggcagctcagcagagctgatcgcgACAACCCtgacagaatcgcgatgtcctgatcagcttactggacgatggGAGGTCCTCACCTGTCTCCTCATCGTCCGATCagcaatctactgctccatgcctgtgcagcaggctggagcagcagacagccgataacactgatcaatgctatgccatgtcatagcattaaacagtgtatgcaatcaaaagataccatggtatagcctcctaagggggcaaaaaaaatgttaaaattggtaaaaaaaaaataagagaatgtgaataagcccccccccctcaataaaagtttaaattaacccccttttcctattttataaataaaataatgtaataaaaaaaataatcataggtGGTACcaccatgtgcataaatgtccgaactattaaagcatagggttagctaaactgcagggTCGATGGCTTACATGTAaagaaataccaaagtccaaaattgtgaattttgggtcacttcatataccataaaaattataataaaaagcaatcaaaaagtttcaccaaaacaaaaatggtaccaataaaaactaaagaccatggcacaaaaaataagccctcacatagccccatacgcagaaaaaaaaagggggtcagaaattgacaattttaaaggggtaatccgcccctagacatcttatcccctatccaaaggataggggataagatgtcagatcgccggggtcccactgctggggaccccagggatcgccgctgcagcaccccgctatcattactgcgcagagcgagatcgctctgcacgtaatgatgggcaatacaggggccggagcatcgtcacgtcacggctccgcccctcgtgatgttatggcccgcccccatcaatacaagtctatgggagggggcatggcggtcgttatgccccctgccatagacttgcattaaggggacgggccgtgatgtcatgaggggcggagccatgacatcacgctgctccagcccctgtatcgcccgtcattacgcacagagcgaactcgctctgtgcagtaatgatggcggggtgccgcagcagtgatccccggggtccccagcagtggcaccgtggcaatctaacatcttatcccctattctttggataggggataagatgccaggggcggagtacccctttaaacatactatttgtggtgcatgtagttataattttttttaaagtagtataataaataaaatctacataaattgggtatccctgtaactgtatggacctacagaataaagataatgggggagatttatcaaaacttgtgcagaggaaaagttgcccagttgcccatagcaaccaatcacattgcttctttcattttgcacaggcccttttaaaaatgaaaaggcaatctgattggttgctatggtcaactgggcaacatttcctctgcacaagttttgataaatctcccccaatgtgtaatttttaccgaaaagtgcactgcgtagaaacggaagccccaaaaattagcaaaatggtgttttgttttttctcaagccatttttttgttttgccgcagtttatgttataaaatagtcattacaatgtacaattggtgtcgcaaaaaataagcccttatatgggtctgtaggtgcaaaattgaacgcgttatgatttttagaaggagaggaggaaaaaacgaaagtgcaaaaacgaagattgttttgagtccttaaggggttaaatggaactaaactgcaataccacacacaacctgagggcaggtgtggtgctaaatttttttaagaaatcagctctgtttttctaatcctgattaaccctttttaaaaacaCTAATGTGCTTTTCTCCTACCCTCTACAAATGTTTACAGTCTCTACTAATATTTTATATATCTCTAATTATCACAAGAGTTGGACATTCCTAGAGTTATAGTACTATGTCTAAGCTGCTCTGTGATTGGCTTTAAACAGCATACAGTTTTGGCAAGGCATAAAAGTGGGGGAGCTCTTTGAACAACATTTGGCATGAAATAAATACACACTTAAAATGTCAACAATACTATGTATGTGTAAATATTTAGTCAGTTtctttaaaataaattatttgtaaTTGAAATGATGATGTGCACCTTCTTCTTTAAGAAGACAGcagtgtatacaatatatatatatatatatacatataatgctgCTTCTTAGTTTCTTGATATGTTGAAATCTACATTCTGCTTTACCtcttatatactgtacagggaaTATATTATGATATGTAGAGTTACCTGAACATTCCTGTTGCTTGAGCTGCCTGGGTAGCACACATGGCACATGATAACAATATAAAGATGACTACTGACGTACTATAACAAATTAGCAAGATACAGAACATTGAAAATAAGAAGTATTAAAATATTGGACCAATCAGTTGCTGGTGACAAGAAGATTACTAAGTGTTTTGCTTTGTTTTTAGTTAGAACATATGAAAAAAGGGAATATAAATGTAATTACTTTATGACATAaaaataacacagtgatatctttCTTTTCATACATACCACTTACCTTGGCAAccgtttagtatatttatagcagtTATCAAGAGCAGAAAAAAAGAACTTTgtactgtaattttattaagCCAAAAGCAGAATGCAAATGGTATGGCCAGCAAGTCTAAAAAATGTGTCATGTCCTCAATTCTAGTCTAATGCATTGCACTGCATAACtaaaataacattaaaatgacatcttggaaaaaataaatatttattaaccACTATGTGAGATAATTCAGgcaatcatttatttttttttagcatgtttttttatgttgtacaGATTATTGACATTTCTTTTGTACCCTCACTTCAACATCAACATTTTCTTCAGGGGGTGTCACTTCCTATGTACACCACCATACCAATTTATGTCAAAGAACAGAACAAAACATAGAGACATCTTCAAAGTCCTTCAAAgtgaaaaaatacatatatgcttTATGGAGGCAAAGTACACAATCTAATAGGAGAACATTTTATGGGGGGGAGGGGTACGCTAGATTTTATCTACTATATGCCTTCATAATAGGACAACATGATGACTCAACATCATTAAGTAAGCTTTATGGCTATTACATTGCTGctagtacagtatataatcaaAACTCAGTAAAGATATTcaatagtagatagatagatatgcagtatatatagatatttatttCCAGGGCAGATACTACCATGTACCAAACACTAACCTCTACCTAAGCTTTTATATTGTTATTAAATGTAGACCGTCTATCTAAATAATGATCCCACAGTCTTCTTACCAAAATGGAATTTGGAGTTTTATAAGCAAGATTTTACTTGCTTCCAGATATTTGGTTCATCTGTAACACCTAGTGCAAatatagatctgtatacaatacATGATATTTCGACAACAAATATATTTCAAGGAGTCTGTAAACAATATTATGTAATAAAGCCAACATCAACTGCAGTTTCATTCGTCATGGTCTAAATATCAGCTTTACGCGATTAAGGGATATTCCTGCCTACTCCAGAATATTAACCTCTTGTAAGTGAACATCTGCAGCAGTAATCATAGACCAGAGAGGAGAAGTCCTATTTGgatgaaattctgtctgtgctaaCATTTAGCTCAAGATAATCACTTTGCATGGCAAaggcttttttttaattaaacccttctataccaaaaatagaaaaaaataaaaataatgaaaaagtaATCCTTAGGAAATGAattgacatgaaaaaaaaaaaagaagaagcatAAGAAGCTTTGACTCGGTCAGTATATGTTAGTAAATAGAGGAGCATTGTCATTGAAGTTTAGACATGCTATACCAGTAATGCTGCGGTAATTTAGAAAATGCTGCACATTTCCTATCACTAAGTAAGGAACTGACTGTATACCACTACTTGTTGCTACATTAAACCTCAGAGCTGTGTGGCTGCAATCTGCTCTAATAATACAATCTGAGACTGAATTGAATTGCTAGGTCCAGGTAAAATATACAACTGCAATTGGTGCAAATGCAGATGTTGTAAACTCACAACAAATCCCAGAGCTAAAGAATATAAACTGGTCTTCTTAAAACAGAAGATTCACTGGTAAACAACATAGTCAGGTAGGTATATAGATGATCATTTTAAAGATAATTCCTGAATCAAACATATGTTTCCTGTATGTGCTTGTAGTAAGTGAACTATAGAACCGTACATTCATTTCTCTTATTAGATTTACAAAGGCATCTGTTTCCACAAGTTGTACGTTTAAGAGTCACAGTTGCTTTTATTATGCCAAAAATATGTAGAACTGTAAGTACAAAAAGAGATTCAGGCAAATTGTTACACTGGTGCAATGAATGGAGAATCTGAGAAGACAGAGTTGACGGAATCTGAGTCAGACTTTACCCTGCTTGTCTTTAGGATGCTTTCTGCTGTCAGGTTTTCATTGGGAATCAGTCGAACTTTCCCATTTTGGCCTTGCTCAGTTTCCTTCACTGGCTCCAGGAACACTACCCGTTTTCCTGTACTGGATTTTCTTTCGACTTGGGGCTCGTGTGATGGTGTGGCACTTAAGTTGGAGGAGTGAGCACTGTTTTGGttctgttttcttttatttttcctagATTTACACCAGCATCTACAAGGGGTGAGATAAAGGTAGAGAAGGACTAAAATGATGCTGACTATACAAGCAGCAAGCGTGGTGAAGGCAGTGTTGAATGCTTCATGTGAATGAGACTTGTGACTTGTAAAATTGCCAACTGTTATTCTAATATCTATAGTTTCATTGACCAATTTGTTCATTGCGGTACAGGAATAGACACCCGAATCTacaatttgtgcatcttctatttctaGGCTTCCATTGAAAAAGACACGCAAATGGTCAATCTTTTTTTCTGGTTCAAGTCTTTTGTCCTCTGGGCTTTTCCAAATAAATTGTGTATCTCTGTCTACTATCTTGCTGTCACAATGTACCACCACCCTCTCTCCAATTTGAACCTCATACAATAGGCCAAATGCATGAAATGACTCATTCTCAGTAGTCTCCGAACAGTTGAGGAAGTTTTCTTGAATAAGAGATCTTTTAGACTCAGTAGGTGAGGAGCAAGTATAATGACTTTTGAAATCCACAACTGGAGTAAAGTGTCTACGATACCAGAAGTTAAACATGGTGTTTAGATGGCAGTCACATAAAAAGGGATTCTCGTGAAGGTAAATTCCACTAAGCTGTCTTGCTGAAATTAAGCTTATATCCTGAACAGGCACTGATTGTAAGTAATTGTGAGAAATGTCCAACAACACAAGTTCTGACAGTTTATTTCTGCCAATGTACAAGTCCAACGGGAAATGTGCCAGTGCATTGTTACTCAAATACAATTTCTGCAGTTTATGGAGTCCTCCAAATGCCCCAGTGTCAATGTGAGATAACTGATTGTTATAAAGCAGGAGCTCCTCCAGCATCTTAAGTTCTTGGAAAACGGGGTTGCTCAGAGTCCTTAGATTATTTGATGATAAATCAAGGTACCTTACATTTCGAAGCGTGGAGAAACTACCACCAGAGATGCTGCTTATGGTGTTATGATTTAATACTAAAGTGTGCAATTTATCAAACATGACTGGGAACCAGTCCGGGTCCAGGAACCCAAATTTATTGTAGCTTAGGTCTAGTTTTCTAATAAACTTGAAGATTGTCCTGGGCACTATAGATAAGTTCCTATTAGTGCAGCTTACTATATCACTAGCACAAATACAGGCTGGAGGACACACCCCGGGAGCACCACCAACAAAGCTGACGATGAGCAGCAGAAACACGTAGGCAATGCTTTTCCATTTTGTATGGACATTTACAAGTTCCATGGACAAAGAAGAACCCAAGAAAGGCATTATAGCTCCTTCTCAGCCACTACTTTTCTACTCCCACAAATCATGTACTTGGAGGTATCTTAAGGGAGCattatacctcaactataaatCTTGTAGCAGTATTCACAATGGCACTGAAAATTAAACAAACTGTGTTTAGTGCATGAAACTAAAGCAACTCCATAATAATAACAGTTCAGAAAATGTCAACAATCTTTCATTTGATATGTAAACTGAACTGATACATATTCAGAAAGTTGACAAAACATATCAGATGGttgcacatacagtatatatattagtgaTCTGCTTAGCAGAATGGTAAATCTATGGCTGAGCCGCCTATCAGTGAAAATATAATATGAACACTTTGTATGATAGAAGATGGAAAATGATATTACCTGCTATTTTACAGCGTTCCCTAGCTGATG is drawn from Hyla sarda isolate aHylSar1 chromosome 4, aHylSar1.hap1, whole genome shotgun sequence and contains these coding sequences:
- the AMIGO2 gene encoding amphoterin-induced protein 2 yields the protein MPFLGSSLSMELVNVHTKWKSIAYVFLLLIVSFVGGAPGVCPPACICASDIVSCTNRNLSIVPRTIFKFIRKLDLSYNKFGFLDPDWFPVMFDKLHTLVLNHNTISSISGGSFSTLRNVRYLDLSSNNLRTLSNPVFQELKMLEELLLYNNQLSHIDTGAFGGLHKLQKLYLSNNALAHFPLDLYIGRNKLSELVLLDISHNYLQSVPVQDISLISARQLSGIYLHENPFLCDCHLNTMFNFWYRRHFTPVVDFKSHYTCSSPTESKRSLIQENFLNCSETTENESFHAFGLLYEVQIGERVVVHCDSKIVDRDTQFIWKSPEDKRLEPEKKIDHLRVFFNGSLEIEDAQIVDSGVYSCTAMNKLVNETIDIRITVGNFTSHKSHSHEAFNTAFTTLAACIVSIILVLLYLYLTPCRCWCKSRKNKRKQNQNSAHSSNLSATPSHEPQVERKSSTGKRVVFLEPVKETEQGQNGKVRLIPNENLTAESILKTSRVKSDSDSVNSVFSDSPFIAPV